ACTGTCATCTCCTCTCAGTGAGGACAGTCTGGTCTATCCAGTGCCATCTCAACTTGGGAGCAACCCAGGCACAAGATGTATGCGTCACATCCATGTGGAAGCTGGATAGGTCCCCTGCTTGCACAACATTCTTTTCATCCTCCTCATCACCAGAACGCTGAAGGGGAGGGGCGAAATAAGCACTGTCCACTTGAGAGGCATACTTCAACAGGGAGAGTTGTATTCCGACAGCTTCGTcttgaaagagaaagaaggaagGAGAAAGGTAATGATGGATCTGGTTAGATGCAAGTAACAGAAACTGTATGTCTCTTCTTCAGGTTTCATGGCTCCAGAACTACTACAGAAGAAAGAGTATGACTACACTGTAGATTACTTTACTCTTGGGGTCACTTTGTATGAAATGGTTGCTGCCAAGGGACCTTTCAGGTGTCGTGGAGAGCAGGTATACACACTCATGCATATACTTTGGCTGTCTGTTAAGGGGCCTTCACACTGACAGTAATTTGCAGTGAGCAAGCTGAAGTTATTGATTATCAGACTGTGAGAGAAATCAAATGAGAGCAATTTGAGGTGAACTcaattttacactgttttttttttccttttctgtaTCATAGGTGGACAACAATGAAGTGACACGCCGCATCCTGAATGACCCTGTCTCATACCCCCCAACCTTCAGTAAGGAGCTCAAAGACCTCTGTGAAGGACTGATGGAGAAAGATCCAGACAAGAGACTTGGCTTTAAGAACAATGAGTGTGCAGAGTTGAAGAACCAGTCCTACTTTAAAGAGCTCAACTGGGGGAGACTAGAGGCTGGTATGGTTCATTAGAGTTTTAGTAAGGGCAGAATATGCATCATGGACCACTTATGAAAAAAGTGCCATGTTATTAACAAGGTTTTTTGGACATAGTATTCTTTGCAGTaccaatatgtaaatataatagtatatgaatatgttatatgttatacCATCACTGTACAATTGTACTTCCCTTTTCCAGGTATTATAATTTAAACCAGaggtctccaaactcggtcctggagggccactggcctgcaaagtttagctccaaccccagttaaacacacctgaaccagctaatcaaggtctcacTAGGCATAAGAAACTTTcaagcaggtgtgttggagctggttggagctaaactctgcaggacagaggCCCTCCAGGACCGGGTTTGGAGACCTCTGATTTAAACAGTTTGAAGAAAAtcatctttaattttttttcatctttcacACAGGGATGCTTCCTCCTCCTTTTGTTCCGGATCCAAAGATGGTCTATGCCAAGGACATTGATGATGTGGGAGCATTCAGCACTGTCAAAGGTGTCGTGATTGACAACAAAGACAATGACTTCTACAGTGAATTTGCAACTGGGAACGTACCAATTCCCTGGCAGGAGGAGATGATCGAGACAGGTGTGTTTGGGGAGCTTAACATCTGGGGACAAAATGGAAAACTCCCGAATGACCTGGATCCCAACTATGTGGAAGCGAAAGGAGGGGGGTGTGTACTACTGTAAACTAGAAAGAAGCAAAACACaaagtgaaaaagaaaaaagaaactggGTGCACAGGAAATGATTCATGGTGAACAACAAAGGCATGAATTATGTGATCGTACAATGATTGTGTAATTCAAAATGTCTCCACATGTAGACTTATGTACCTGGACACATGAGCTTCTTAAAACTATCACTAAACAGTAAGAAAATTACTCCAAGTTTACTgacatattgttaaaaaaaataaataaattaaaaaaaaaaaaaaaaaaaaaaaaatatatatatatatatatatatatatacatattttttttttctgatagcTCTGGTGAAAAATGCTAAATTATTGTAATGTACATGAGGTAACGTTACTGATAATGTTATAGTTAGAGTTTCATGAGGGAATTTTTGGTCATGGAGGATGTTGCCATAAAAAGAGGAATTAAATctagtaaatgtaaaatgaaggaACCGAAAAAGTAACACACATCAGCTTACAAGTCATAGAGGAAGTGAGATCTTTGTTTACTTTTAtggttaaaatatatattttttagacaTTTCAAAAGACACTCTGTTTACTGTTTGTCaacacattgatttttttttaatttatgataCATTGGTTGTATAGCAGTCTCATTTTAAACTtgacaataacaataaaatcattttatgtAGGAAAATAGAGTCTTGTGCTTTTATGGTCAGTCTGGAATCAGCTGCTTCGCTGAAATGTTGAACTGGGagttttcatttgtttaaagCTGAAGCAAGACATAGAAATGTGTGCACTTTTTGTGGTATTCAGTTCCCACAGGAACTGTTTTTGTATAGCTTgtcatttattatataatataatatgtgacCCTACAGAGGATCAGCATTTTGGagaatgtataatataatataatataatataatataatgcttGTAGAAATtagaaaaattgattttggatcatacAGATATTCAAATGATCTAGAAAGTCATCTAAGACATCTTATGTCCTACATCTACAGTATGTCACTATATAATGTGCAACAGTCCATTTGGTGTGGTGACCTACTTCCCTATTAAGCCGTATGAAAGACCAAAGGACAACATCTGAAAGGAGAAGTAACCATAGTGACATTTATTAACAACACTCATAGCAAGTTTGCTCACAAGTTAGGACAACACGCCAGCAGAGGTAAAACATTTCTTGACATATTGAGTATGGCAGCCCTGATTGCTCAATGAAGGTAAATCAACttcttttcatgttttaaagatGTTGATATGACAAGAGAAGAAAGAGTGACAACAGGCTTCACTGCCCAAGAAGACTCTAAATTGTTGATGCTGAAATCAGCACAATAAGGGATTTTGTTGCATTAGTTGATGTTTAGCAGtttaatattgtgtaatattgtgaagtaatCTATGTGTCTCTGGATTTTAATGTGTGAATCTTGCTCATTTggacatgaacatttttttagagAATCAAATGGATAAGTCAATCTGTAAACCATCCAATGGAAAACCTACCATTCCACAGAAACCCAACCTTCCACCAAAACCAAATCTTAATGCTTTACACCAGTCAAGCCTCTCTGGTTCCTCTAGCAGAGTGGCTCAGGCTTTGCGTAACTTTGAACCAGGAACAGGCAAGCAACCAGCAATAAACTACAACAGTAAAGAAAGTAGATACTCTAAAGATATGAGCCAAAATGGAAGGTCTTTGTTGGTTGAAGCTAGATGTTCAACCAGGATAGAGGACCGAGTACAGCATATATCTTCATTCTCAAGACTTAATAAAAGTGGACATATATGGGATGAAAAACAGATGCTGGAAATAAATCATCAGCTGGCAGTAGATGATGTGGATGTGGGTCGATCAGGTAgtgaacttttttaaatatgtttctaACGTGTGTGCTTTATATTGtatatgtgaaatatattaaatgatgctgaaaacagtaTCAATTAATGTGACtcaaaaatagaaaaatctGTTATCCTTTTACATCACATGATGTAGGCTTAGAGTAATTAATTTAAACAGTTGAACAAGGTATATAAGTATTATATGAAACCAGCATAAATACAAAGAATACATTTAACAACTTGACACttgtttttagattttcaaaagatatttcagtaacactttctatgaagcatttataatgcattataagggtattcttaatgcattataatacatGCATACTGCCTTATAAACAGTCTTATAATATGTTGTATCATctaataaataatcataacaacagtttaaatacataataatactTAACTATGTGTGGTTATAACTGTTAAGAGTGCAATTATAGTATAGCCTGCATTTGTAATGAATCATAAGGGTATTCTCAATTTTAATGCAGACATAATGCCTATAAACAACCTTATAATGTGTTGTATCATCTTATGAATAATCataacaacagtaataatactTAACTACTTATTAGATATGGTATAAACCTTGTGATTTTACAGattttatgaataaaacacgATTTGCCTTGTGAATGTATTGTTCCTATGTACTTTTCCACACAACTTTGATTTTACCTTAAGGGAAATGTCTTATAACCACTTCATGATATCTTATGGATGTTTAAAAGAAGACCAAACTTTTGatactttactttttttactAAAACAGACAAAGATCACTTATAAATATTATGACcacattataaagctttttagtttgtttttgttacttTACAAGCAAGATATGAGACTTGGGAAAGTAAAAGATATGAAACTATGGGATATATAATCCATTATAACTTCAGTGGataaaattgttcattgtttgttataaattaGCATACTCTTAATAGTTATAACTACAAATAGGTAAGTATCATCAGTGTTGTTACGATTCATGAGACGATACAACACATTATTAGGCTGTTTATAGCCATTATGCGTGCATTATAATTATGATGCATTATAAATGCAGGCTTCATCTGGTGTTACATAATGCATCGTACTCTTAAAAGTTATAACCACAAATAGgtaagtattataatgtattgtaACTGTTGTGATTATTTATCAGATGATACAACATATTATTAGGTTGTTTGTAAGGCATTATGcatgtattaaaatgcattaagaataccctataatgcattataaatacaggcttcatagaaagtgttactgATATTTCCTTTTCGTTTATTATGGAAACTTTTATTTGTCATAAATGCCCATAACTTGCACAGTGGATAAAGATGTTTGGTGCAGTGCATTACTGGCTGTTGAGAGCATGAAACCATCGACATTCAAGagacatttaaatgttaaatgttcaaATTTTGTCTACTTTTGTATGAGAAATTTATTTGGTTGGGATGCAACTCGATGTAAATAAACCAATTTAGGACCACTGGCTTAGAGCATTGTAGAAGGCAACTGAGTCTGCGCCACAGAACTCGCTTTGGATCACCCATCATTCACAAAGGTCATGAATCCCCTGTCCCTTATCATGGTCAgttaattaagaaaaaataaataaataaatattttggctAATCTGATCGTGTTCTCACCATGTATAAGAATATACATTATAATGTCTTTAATAGCCTACATCATTTTACCAGTACAAAAATAAGAGTAGaaaatgtgaagaaaaaaaaaaacacattatatctGGGCCTGTtgataagcttaataaagcatCTGACTACCCTTCATTCCCTCAGCTCCTGATGGCAGTGAAATGAATAACTCTGTAAGTGGCACCATAGAAAGTCATCAGGGCTCAATTGCACCACCTACCACCTCAGAGGAGAAACATTGTCATTGCATCTGCCACCTTCAAAGGCCTGGCATGAAACTGGTCTGGGTACCTTTACAGGAGAAGAAAAATGACATGGATACAGTAATTCATAAACATCAAAACAGAGGAAGTCAGAGAAATGGGTTTCCAAATAAGGAGGATGTTTTAACCAGCAATGAAGTCAGTAGGCCACAGAATAGCCCATCTCACCATGCAAAACACCAAGTATTGCCTCCGTGTGTAAATTGCCAAAGCTTTCTACTTCACCACAGCCCTCACAAATTAGCAGGAAAACGGTTGGCATATGCTGATGAGTCATTTCAAAACCACTCAAAACCCCCTGTACCACCAAGGACTTATCAGTCCTCCGAGTATCAAAATAGCCAACAATATACACAGCTTGACCACACTGATGCTCATATATACTTGGATCTTTTGCCATCAAACGACAATAAAGTTACTGCTCCAGCTGTCCCCCCTCGTCCTCCCCCACGACTTCCTAGGCACCCTCCACAAAAGCAAAAGACAGATAGGCGGTCTTCTCAGCCTgcgctggcctgtgtggtctcTCTTCGAGGAGGCGGTCCACCTATCAGAAACACCAGCAGCTGTGTGCATGGAAGATTGTCTCGTCCCAAATCTGTGCTGAACCCATCAGGTAAGCACAGAGGTTTCGTTGCAGAAAAAGTGTGCATGGTTTTAATATTTATCATGAACTTTTAATGGCTAAGATTTTGCCAAGTATGACATCTTAGATCAATGTCTTGTGTCGACCCTGGAACAAAATTCTTGACAAATAAACATAGTCTCAACCATGTTTCTAATCCCAAACATTAAGTATGGTAACACTGTCCAAGCAACTAAAACCAGACCTAATCCTTACCCTACCGTAACTGATCCATGAACATGTCCTACTTGCTGCAATCATTGTGGACATTAAGATACGCTATCAGTGACTCTTCCCCCCCACATATCTCcttttaaatgctttattcAATACCAGTTTCATTTCTTAAATGAAACTGACATATGTGTCTACATTTCTGTTTTCTAGGTGAGAGCTATGAAAATAGTGATTTCGAAGGCTGGGATTCTATTGACACAAAAGAGTAAGTTTACAACAATATTAATAAGTTGTTCTCAAAAGTGTGCAAATTATACAATGATTTTCAGAACGGAGTCAAGTTTTCAAAGAATTTCTATCAGAATTTTTTGGGGCTCAGCAGGCTGTTAAAAGTTTTGTCTTGCTCCTAACATCTTAGAGACATAAGCCAGTAAGCAAAACAATAAAAGGTTTTTGATACTGTGTGCAAATAATGAAATGATAATGATAGTAGTTTACTAAATTTTTTGTTGGTGTACCATCAGATATTGTTCATGAGACTACTGTTTCTACAGTATGGTTACCTCCTCTTGCGAATAAGACTTCTGTTTTTGACTGTCTTTTAGTGCACTTTGCAAACTAACTTTTGTGGTTACTTAAATGTGAATACACTTAAATGTAGTaaccccccccacccccacccccaccccacacacacactttttattCTTATACACTATACTTCCTTTATACACTATTCTTAGCATCTTTCAAGTAATATTTTAAGAGTTTAATTTACACATCCTCATTCCCTGAAATAAAAACCTGACATGTCCAACTTTTACGGATTTGAAAAAGAGAGGTTTCGTTTCTGACTCACTGCTAACCGGAAAGGTGGGTCAAAATGAAAGTATGAGGTGGTGAGAATTACCTTTTTTGTCTCCCAGGTTTGTTGTGAGTTTAGGCATCttttttaaactgagaaattacattataaaaagaACACTATTGTCATTAGGCCTTTATGATCTGTAACTGATGCTAGTTTGAGCCCAGTAATGTGTGACCAGGTTAAGTAGTTGTAGGTTTCTTACAGGCTGTGTGACAATACAGGAAGCCCACGGAGGATCTCCAGTGACTGGGAGCCAAACAGTGACTATGGTGAGataattaaatgaatgtatATATAACACCTAACTTTCAACCAAACTTTCTCAAACACATTGTGTCATCCTTAGAACCTCTGTATCAGATCTACCAGGCTAAGGTCTCGAAAGAAGCCAGTCAGATCCAGACTGATAGTCCAGATTGCAACAGGAGAAGTGTTAGTGAAACTCTGGGTCTTGAGGGTCCCGGAGGGCTGGGAGTGGTTGACCCCCGGTCCAAAAGAGGCCCCGAAGAGATTACGCTATGGCAAGATTTACCGGTGGTGAAGGAAAGTGGAATGTTATACAAACTCACTCGCACTGAAATACAGAGACAAGAGGTTAGAGTAATACTGTAATTTAACACTATTAGGAGTAACTTTACATCTTTTTGTGTCAAGTTCAGTTTGTACATATCTATATGTTAATCTTCATGTGTGTTTTTAGAGCATGTTTGAGGTGCTCACCTCTGAGGCCTCCTACTTGCGCTCCCTGCGTGTTCTGAAGGATCACTTCCTGGGGTCACGGGAACTCAATGAGACTCTGGTCATTCATGATAGAAAGGCTCTCTTCTCCAACCTCCTGCAGGTCTATGAGGTCAGCGAGaggtgagagagacagaagagAAACAAGgggaaattttttatttttctgtggacCACAAAATGAGCTACtcttttctattaaaaaatagATTGTAACTCAAACTCCAAAAAGGAACCAAAAAAGATACTTTGTGTGTGGAACAGCCTGAAATTTATGTTTTTCACTCATAATGAAATCTTTGAAAAGTTTACACATATTCAAagttctgttatcatttactcattataattttctcttcaaaaattcaccttttattttatatatgtatatatataatagaatagaatagaataaaatataaaataaaaaaagagaatgaGGACTGTCAAGCTCAAAAAATAActcatgcactatattccagGTCTTCTAAATCCACATGATACAGAGCCAGATCTACAGTAGGCACGTCCTGATTTTGCCAAGTTTAATCgtaaccatatccctacccctaaacctatcccATATCCATAAGTAATCTGATAAGTGAATAAAACTGATGTAGAAGTACCTAACCCTGGTTTAAAgtctaaacttgacataaactgtaaacttgtccctcacaTCTGATTGGATGATTTGAATGtggttccaggatcaacaactTTGTTAGTCATGGAACatcaggaacatgttgtacttggtgaaatcaggttctgcggATCGTGGCATGGGCAAGGGTGGGCTGAGCCCCAAACATCTGCCTTGCTCACCCACCGGGGCTGATATGATAGCTTTATATGATCGGTCATGTATTTGGAATGGCACCAAaaagagtaaattatgacacagttatcatttttgAAACTAAGCCATTAATCAAAGAACTACTACCCCACGGGGTACATGAACATGTCTGTTCTTCTTAGGTTTATAGGCGATCTGCTGAAACGAGTCGATGAGAGTGTGGTGATATCTGATGTGTGTGACATCATTTATGAGCACTCAAAGAACTATTTCTCAGTCTTCATTGATTATGTCAGAAATCAGCAGTACCAAGAAAAGACCTACAGCAGACTGATGTGAGACTTTTATGCATACCTAAATCCATTTGTacagaaacacaataataataataataattttaatataaaacttTCAGCTTTGATTTGAATGCTTCTGAatgcataaaatacattttacagatTTACTTTTAAAGTACCATGaccaaaaacatacattttaagtgATAAGTATTGTAAAGGATGTTGTTTACATGTATGTATGGGCAGGGACAGTAACAGGGATTTTTCAGTTGTGATGAGGCGGCTGGAGTTATCTCCACTCTGCAAACGTTTGCCCTTCACATCCTTTATGCTTCTGCCCTTCCAGCGAATCACACGCATCAAAATCCTTATACAGGTGAGATATAACAGCTAATGTTCTCAAAAATACCTATTCCTCtcatttgtaaatgtaaaatgatcaGACAGTAGTGCTTGGATTCATTTCAACCTTTTGTAGAATATCCAAAAGCGGACTGCAAAGGGCACTAAAGAGGAGGAAACCACTTCCAAGGCCCTGGCTTCAGTGTCTGAGGTAAAATGGGTAAAATCAACATTGATCCTTGAGTTTGATTAGCCGAGTGCTGATATCTAGAACACCAGTGAAACATTGGCTATAGAATTCCAACACTTCTTTGttacttttaatactttttgaatcaaaattatttttaattcagaaaataAGAACATGTTCATTATAGAAGAGGTATATCCATTGTATGtgtgaatttcattttttatgtaatttagaataaattattagatctgggggaaaaaatgacaaaaaaggaaaaaaatttggacaaaaatgtcatatttgggTCGTGTCAAATATCAATGATCAACATCATCAgctaaattcattaaaatgctGAGTTGCTACTTTTCTTGGCAATATAAACAGTCTACAGATAGGCTAATAGAATGTTTTGCTTGATGGAAGAatttttattgtgattatttaCTGAACTTTGATGTCATAATACTGATTTCATAACAGCTATACATCATCCCTAATGATGTCTCTGTGGTAAAAACACTGTAAAGTGGCCAACAAACACTAAATCTTAACcactttttcaaatatttcataaatatgaaATTGCTCCATATGCATTTGTTGTACCGTTCATGTCTAGCTTTGATCTCTCTCATTGTCAACATTCTTGTTTGTAGCTAATCGCCCAGGCAAACACACAGGTGGGGCAGATGAAACAGATGGAAGAGCTCATACACATCTCTAACAAGTTGGAGTTTGACAAACTCAAGGTCTGTAAATTCACTACTGCACCCTTAAAAAAATCTACATACTGTTGCTTTACAGAACCTAGGAGGGTTTTTTTCCGTTAACAGATGATACCTAGAAGTAATAATctgtcaaaaataaatattaaatgaacgTATTATGTAACATCCACCCAtctacagtgctcagcgtaaatgagtacaccccctttgaaaagtaccattttaaacaatatctcaatgaacacaaaaacaatttccaaaatgttgacaagactaagttttatataacatctgtttaacttataacatgaaagtaaggttaataatataacttagagaacaaaatttaaaacataattttactcaaattagggtgatgcaaaaatgagtacactccacaacaaaaactactacatctagtactttgtatggcctccatgatttttaatgacagcaccaagtcttctaggcatggaatgaacaagttggcgacattttgcaacatctatctttttccattcttcaagaatgacctcttttagagactggatgctggatggagagtgatgctcaacttgtctcttcagaattccccataggtgttcgattgggttcagatcaggagccactgaatcacttacaccctgttcttcttcagaaatccaacagtggccttagatgtgtgtttaggatcattgtcatattggaaaagtgcacgacgaccaagggcacggagtgatggtagcatcttctctttcagtatacaGCAGatcatctgtgaattcatgatgccatcaatgaaatgcagctccccgacaccagcagcactcatgcagccccacataagaacactgccaccaccatttttcactgtaggcaccatgcatttttctttgtattcctcacctttgcgacaccatacagttttgaagccatcagttccaaaaatatttatcttggtctcatcacaccaaagtatagagtcccagtagtcttcatctttgtcagcatgggccctggcaaactctaggcgggcttttttgtgcctgggctttaggagaggcttctttcgtggacggcacccatgcatgccattcctctgtaGTGTACGctgtattgtgtcacgggaaatagtcaccccagtttggctttctacttctttagataactgcagtgaacttgcatgccgattttcttcaacgcttctcatcagaagacgttcctgtcgaggtgttaacttccatagacgacctggacgtctctgtgagatggttgcagttccatcttttttaaatttttgtaccatttttgctacagtattctgactgataagtaaaactttgctgatcttcttgtagccttcacctttctggtgtaaagaaattattttctttctcaggtcttgtgacatttctcttccatgtggtgccattgctgataGCATGGAATGGGAAGGGGGTTTAActcccttttatagtcaactgtctgctggacacctgtgtaatgaataattagactcacttgtggttgaattcttgttaaattaaacatttgtaaaaaaatttgctttgctccagagactttcagtggggtgtactcatttttgcatcaccctaatttgagtaaaactgaaaattttctctaagttatattaataaccttactttcatgttataagttaaacagtgTTAAgcaaaatgttatataaaatttagtattgtcaacattttggaaattgtttttgtgttcattgagatattgtttaaaatgttacttttcaaagggggtcttactcatttatgctgagcactctctatctatctatctatctatctatctatctatccatccatccatcccaagGAGCCATATAGCAACTCAAGAGTCctagaaaataaattaattagtaAAAGTTTCTTTGCTAAACTTAAGCTGCATCAAAGAACCATTAAAAACCATGTTCAAATCCTtgtattttcaatattattCCAATATACTATGAAAGAACGTTCATTCTTAGGTAAACTATGCATTTAATCAAACTTCAGCTAGAAGATTGTCAGAAATTTCTGAAAGTACCATTTTCTTTTACTACATACGAAGGCagacattatatattatttcaatatggcaacataattatatttctttGCAGGATTTAAACGatacaatatacaataataaGTTACATGTGTTTCTTAATTTCTACAGGCCGTTCCAATTGTTTCTAAAACACGCTGTCTAGAAAAACAGGGTGAACTACAGGAGCTAAGCAAAAGAGGGTCTCTCTTCAGCATCCGCAACAAATGTACTCCTGTATACATGTTCCTCTTCAACGACCTTCTCATTCTCACCACTAAAAAAAGGTTAGAGGCAGATGGTTATTGAGATTAACCTCAAAGGTGAAGTATGTCATTTCTGCATTACTAGTTGCGCCCAGCGGAATAGATAAAAAAGAAGGGGGGCTGGGGGTTGGGGGAGTGTATCTTGCAAATGCCCCTTTCGCACATCACACCACACCCGACTCAAACATCACTAATACAGGTGCTTGAGAAGCCATGTATCAACAGGTAAAAGTAGActactttcaataaaagatATTAGGATACTTTTAGTTGTGATGTTATGTGTCATGCGTATGCAATTAAATAGGCTAACATTTTCTGAATTCAGAAACACATTCTAGTATACTACTCTTACTACTTTTACCATATCTTTCTATGACATAACTGTCATAACTGTCTAgcgcaggggtgtccaatcctgctcctggcaGGCCACTGTAATGCAAGCTTACAGTAGGCTAGCTCCAaccccaaacaaacccacctgaaccagctaatcaaggtcttactagacTAAAAACTTCTAGGCAGGtctgttgaggcaagttggagctaaacgtCTTgcttaaggccaattcacattGCACCGACAGACGCAGACCAATGCCAACAGTCACCGACAGATTACAGCACTtcacttctcagacattctaaatctgattcagcatgttCAATCGGCAGACGACAGATGCCAACAGACATCAACAGGGGTAACAAAACCCGACAAAGTGTCTGTTTCCGTCTGTCGGCATCTGTCATTGCAGTGTGAACTGGTCTTTATAATAAACCCATCCAACATATCTGCAGGCGCATTTAACACGACGCGCCATaactatagagggtatgcacgtgacatCACCATCTGCTGTTGTGACTGTGGTTACggccactgagtggcaaaaagactgagtggctgCATTgtttttcagcgtgaatgccgcgaaaaacacacaaaacatccAAAATGGGAGCTTTTTTTTGGAGCTTTGCGATTTACTGTACAAATAGATCtgacaagaaatctgaggtatatttttgcagactgctgaaagctacagaaaaaagaagcaaatggattgctgcaattcacagaagcaactggactccaggcagagaaacgtggatttgcagttatctttttatatttttatatatacacacacacacacacacatatacatacatacatacatacatacatacatacacacacacacacacacacacaaagactaGTGACTAATAAGATACACCTGTGAATAATCAAGACGATATACCAATGACAAGACAGACCTGATGAACAAA
This Ctenopharyngodon idella isolate HZGC_01 chromosome 5, HZGC01, whole genome shotgun sequence DNA region includes the following protein-coding sequences:
- the arhgef15a gene encoding rho guanine nucleotide exchange factor 15 isoform X4, whose product is MNIFLENQMDKSICKPSNGKPTIPQKPNLPPKPNLNALHQSSLSGSSSRVAQALRNFEPGTGKQPAINYNSKESRYSKDMSQNGRSLLVEARCSTRIEDRVQHISSFSRLNKSGHIWDEKQMLEINHQLAVDDVDVGRSAPDGSEMNNSVSGTIESHQGSIAPPTTSEEKHCHCICHLQRPGMKLVWVPLQEKKNDMDTVIHKHQNRGSQRNGFPNKEDVLTSNEVSRPQNSPSHHAKHQVLPPCVNCQSFLLHHSPHKLAGKRLAYADESFQNHSKPPVPPRTYQSSEYQNSQQYTQLDHTDAHIYLDLLPSNDNKVTAPAVPPRPPPRLPRHPPQKQKTDRRSSQPALACVVSLRGGGPPIRNTSSCVHGRLSRPKSVLNPSGESYENSDFEGWDSIDTKELCDNTGSPRRISSDWEPNSDYEPLYQIYQAKVSKEASQIQTDSPDCNRRSVSETLGLEGPGGLGVVDPRSKRGPEEITLWQDLPVVKESGMLYKLTRTEIQRQESMFEVLTSEASYLRSLRVLKDHFLGSRELNETLVIHDRKALFSNLLQVYEVSERFIGDLLKRVDESVVISDVCDIIYEHSKNYFSVFIDYVRNQQYQEKTYSRLMDSNRDFSVVMRRLELSPLCKRLPFTSFMLLPFQRITRIKILIQNIQKRTAKGTKEEETTSKALASVSELIAQANTQVGQMKQMEELIHISNKLEFDKLKNDLF
- the arhgef15a gene encoding rho guanine nucleotide exchange factor 15 isoform X1 produces the protein MNIFLENQMDKSICKPSNGKPTIPQKPNLPPKPNLNALHQSSLSGSSSRVAQALRNFEPGTGKQPAINYNSKESRYSKDMSQNGRSLLVEARCSTRIEDRVQHISSFSRLNKSGHIWDEKQMLEINHQLAVDDVDVGRSAPDGSEMNNSVSGTIESHQGSIAPPTTSEEKHCHCICHLQRPGMKLVWVPLQEKKNDMDTVIHKHQNRGSQRNGFPNKEDVLTSNEVSRPQNSPSHHAKHQVLPPCVNCQSFLLHHSPHKLAGKRLAYADESFQNHSKPPVPPRTYQSSEYQNSQQYTQLDHTDAHIYLDLLPSNDNKVTAPAVPPRPPPRLPRHPPQKQKTDRRSSQPALACVVSLRGGGPPIRNTSSCVHGRLSRPKSVLNPSGESYENSDFEGWDSIDTKELCDNTGSPRRISSDWEPNSDYEPLYQIYQAKVSKEASQIQTDSPDCNRRSVSETLGLEGPGGLGVVDPRSKRGPEEITLWQDLPVVKESGMLYKLTRTEIQRQESMFEVLTSEASYLRSLRVLKDHFLGSRELNETLVIHDRKALFSNLLQVYEVSERFIGDLLKRVDESVVISDVCDIIYEHSKNYFSVFIDYVRNQQYQEKTYSRLMDSNRDFSVVMRRLELSPLCKRLPFTSFMLLPFQRITRIKILIQNIQKRTAKGTKEEETTSKALASVSELIAQANTQVGQMKQMEELIHISNKLEFDKLKAVPIVSKTRCLEKQGELQELSKRGSLFSIRNKCTPVYMFLFNDLLILTTKKSGCPDRFVVIDHAHRSLVQVQATENGLGPHLDHCFCLTLLENHRGHTCEHLLKANTESDMHRWMAAFPSINGALGEEKIYEDWDCPQVQCISQYVAKQADELSLEPSDIINVLRKTSEGWYEGMRLYDGKKGWFPAENVLEVTTDHQRRRNVREQYQISQTTSQNTQS